AGAAGTCTAAGCTTTAATGATctatatttaatttttaattctCTAAAAAATTAATTCAACTGTCATAGCTATCATATTACTTGTTAGATCAAGAAAAACGACGTGTCAACAAATCTAATTAAGTTGTTATATACACGACTTGGAGAAAATAATTGTAATCTTTGCAGGTTGACGATCCCCAAAATGCAACTATATAAAGACTTTTCTTTTTGGTTCTTTATCCATCAAAATTTCAAACCTTGCTATTTCTATACTTCAGAATTAAAAATATTATTCAGTGCTAGACTGCTAGTTCTCAATTCTCATTAGTGATCAGAAAGAGAGATAAAAGATGGGTCTGAATGGAAAATTGATTTCACAAACAGAGATCAAGGGTGTgtaggaaaatgttttcctaaaaaataagtcaactcatgttcgtttgggtagtggaaaataagtaatttcttacttattttctcatgttcgtttggttgataAAAAACATTTTTCGGAAAATACTCATCCAAGCCTCACCAATTTCAACCCAACCCCATACCTCCAACCTCATCCACACCCCACTCCCACCCACCCACCTACGCCCCCaccccccctccaaaaaaaatttcttttgattttttttttgttttttgttttttgtttttggcaACCCCAGCCCAaccctcaccaactccaacccaaccccatacTCCCACCCCACTCCTACTCACCCACCCCTACGCCCTCACCCCTCTCCatttgttttttgcacccccacccccaaccactcccgTAACCCATACACCATCCCCTCCCCCTCACCCTACCCCCTCCCCCCCGCCACaacattttttttgaagtttttatttttttttctaaattttctacACGACCACATCCCCCATCACCCCTCTCCCCCCTTGCGTggaacccataccacaccaacaccCCCTTCCCAACCCTAACATATTCTTTTTGAAGTTTTTTATTGTCTTTGCGGGTTTCTCCACCCCCAGACACCccctacccaaaaaaaaaaaatcttttcaccACACACCccaacgccccccccccccccaccctaaAAATACCCCATCACCCCTTCCAAAGGTTTTAATTTTTAACCGCACAAacattcaatttttataattatcaactttttttcaatttttttgttgggggtgggggtgcaaaaaaccaaaacaaatgtcgaaaaaaatatttttttgtcaaaacatttttttcaaaaatattaattttttttcccgggggggggggggggggctgagttgggtaggggtgcggggtggggtgggggtggaaaAAAACGTTTtgacttttttttcaaaaaaaataattttttttgggggggaggTAGGGGGTAGGAGTGGGGGAGGGGTAGGGGTATGGTACGGCGTGGGGTAGGGTgcaaattcaaaaaaaatatttttttgctgGGGGGTAGGGCGTGGGGGAGGGGTAGGGTGCTGAGtagggtggggtgcaaaaaaaaagtcaactttaaaaaaaaaaatactccctccgtttcaatttatatgaacctatttgactgggcacgacatttaagaaagagggaagacttttgaaacttgtggttcaaaataagtcttgaaaatttgtgtggctgtaaatcattcataaaatgaatttgtttccaaattaggaaagaagtcattcattttggcacggactaaaaaggaaataggttcaaacaaattgaaacagagggagtaatttttttcctcggggggggggggggggggggggagggggttagGGTGCGGGGTGCAAAAAcccaaaaataatgtcaaaactttttttccaaaaaaaatttatttttgggcggggggtgggggggtgggagTGGTTGGGATTGAGTTGGATGGTGGTagggtggttggtggaatgaacttgtgaacttattttctggggggggggggggttagggtGCGGGGTGCAAAAAcccaaaaataatgtcaaaactttttttccaaaaaaaaattatttttgggcgGGGGGTGGTAGCGTGGGTGGGGGGTTGGGAGTGGTTGGGGTTTAGTGGTTGGGATTGAGTTGGGTGGTGGTagggtggttggtggaatgaacttgtgaacttgttttccctacttttattagggaagtcattttctccaattttgagaaaaatgttttataaaagaaaatattttctaaaatttttgaccaaacgaatatgagaaaattaaaaaatattttcttcctcCATACCTAACACACCCCAAGGGTTGTAAGGATCTCTTTCATGAAATGTTTAGACACAAACCACACCATCTTCCCAATGTTATTCCAAATACAATTCAAGCGGTCAATTTGCATGAAGGAGATTGGGGTACTGTAGGCCCCGTGTTCAACTTGAATTATACTATGGGCAAGATTTTCTGTTCACTTTTTTCAATTGAACAGCTAATTTAATTTTACTAAGAGTTTAATACATTAGTTATAGGAGAAGTCGTCTACGTACTGTCTGTGTGAATATATATAATGCCTATGATTAGTAAATTTTAGAAGAAACATTTTTTCAGATCACAGTTTTACAGCTGAGCCTAGGTCTATATGTGTGTTCAATTCGTTACTTATCCATGTCAGTTCGTGGTGTAATCCCAAAATGCTCCTTTTTTATTGCATATGGATTTCCAAAGCTCCCAACAGATATAAATGATACTAttctctctgtcccaatttttatgacattttttcctttttagtaaGTTTGAAAAAGAATGGTAGTACCTTTCTATATGTAGTAacaattcaactttaaatttaacttttatccttaataaaatgatttttaGCCACACAAATTTGTATGGTTTGTTTTAGAACACAAGTTTAAAAAATCttccctttatttcttaaactttatgccCAGTCAGAACCCTTCATATaaaatgagacggagggagtataaaaagAACGGAAATGGTCAAAAATGCCCTTATCGTAttagaaatggttcaaaattACCATCCTTCCACCTGTTAGGGTCAAAAATGTTCTTAACGTATTAGAAATGACTCAAAAATGTCACTTCCACCTATTGGATCCCAACGTTATTATTGAGCTACTTCTAATACATTAAGGGCATTTTTTTTATCCCAATAGGTGGAAggaagggcaaatttgatccaatAGGTGGAAGGAGGGCATTTTTAAACCATTTCTAATACGTTAATGACATTTTTTACCCCTATTCCGTAAAAAGAATTGGCTGAAACTCTACTAATTTAGGTtgaattttttaattaaaaataaaaatatcagcCTATTCTTTTAccccctccatcccaatttaagtgtcttaatttgactGGACATGGATTTTAATAAATATCGGgagattttttaattttatgattttaaattaaagaATGTGTGTAACGCATCAAAATGTTATTTGAATTTTGTGgttttaaacttgtcatgtaCGATGTTTGAAtagtcaacttactaaatatataaaGAGGCACACTTCTTAAACACCcaaaatggaaagcaagacacttaaattgggacgaaaGGAGTACATATTTGGACAGAAATAATATTCATTACACCTgaagagaaataaaaagaaatcTATATTTATATTCTTGACTATGTTCATTTACAATTTCTTTTGGCACAAAAATTAGAGGGGCAAGAGGAGGTTGTGAAGGTAGTTGTTGAAGACATAGACGAGGAAAAAAGGTTAGTGACATTCAGGGCATTTGAAGGTCATGTCGTAGAGCAATACAAGGCCTTCAAAGCAACagttcatattgagaatgaaggAGAAAACAACTTGGTCTTATGGACTATCGAATACGAGAAGCAGAATGAAGACGTTCCAGACCCCTTCTCTTatttgcaattattccttaatgtGACCAAAGATATTGACGCTCACCATGTCAACCAGTAATATCCTACATTGCTCAGACTCTTCAAAGATGTCAACGAGTGCATGTCAGATTCTTTAAAAGTAGTAT
The nucleotide sequence above comes from Lycium barbarum isolate Lr01 chromosome 3, ASM1917538v2, whole genome shotgun sequence. Encoded proteins:
- the LOC132630556 gene encoding kirola-like gives rise to the protein MAGEGQEEVVKVVVEDIDEEKRLVTFRAFEGHVVEQYKAFKATVHIENEGENNLVLWTIEYEKQNEDVPDPFSYLQLFLNVTKDIDAHHVNQ